One stretch of Lytechinus variegatus isolate NC3 chromosome 17, Lvar_3.0, whole genome shotgun sequence DNA includes these proteins:
- the LOC121431422 gene encoding uncharacterized protein LOC121431422 isoform X2: METSSVAAGANVGCDKAYTTINNAAIAVTTTTAATTISAANATTTKSASATAITIATATTKTTPDTKPPSPQLTRYCSWRRIDQELQSQGLPVSYNKKNAKGPSKELLAEYLATVVEMQRLTNYHR; this comes from the coding sequence atggaGACCAGCAGCGTGGCAGCAGGAGCTAATGTTGGTTGTGATAAGGCATATACCACCATCAACAATGCTGCAATTGcagtcaccaccaccactgctgccaccaccaTCAGTGCTGCTAATGCCACCACCACCAAGTCTGCTTCTGCCACTGCCATCACCATTGCCACCGCCACTACCAAGACCACTCCTGACACAAAGCCCCCAAGTCCTCAACTGACCAGATATTGCAGCTGGAGAAGGATAGACCAGGAACTTCAAAGCCAGGGCTTGCCGGTCTCCTACAATAAGAAAAATGCCAAGGGCCCATCTAAAGAACTTCTAGCAGAATATTTGGCCACAGTTGTAGAAATGCAGAGACTAACAAACTACCACAG